One Bacillus sp. 2205SS5-2 genomic window carries:
- the acnA gene encoding aconitate hydratase AcnA — MAKNDFFNSRSSFDLNGKRYHYYRLNALKDAGVADVSRLPYSVKVLLESVLRQYDGKVITKEHVENLANWGSTSVKDAEVPFKPSRVILQDFTGVPAVVDLASLRKAMADMGGDPDKINPEIPVDLVIDHSVQVDKYGTSDALAANMDLEFERNAERYQFLSWAQKAFENYRAVPPATGIVHQVNLEYLASVVHAIETPDGDIETYPDTLVGTDSHTTMINGIGVLGWGVGGIEAEAGMLGQPSYFPIPEVIGVKLTGELPNGATATDLALKVTQVLRQKGVVGKFVEFFGEGVASLPLADRATIANMAPEYGATCGFFPVDAESLDYLRLTGREEDHIKVVETYLKENDMFFTPENVDPVYTDVVEIDLSIIEPNLSGPKRPQDLIPLSDMKKSFHEALHAPAGNQGFGVNEKDRVKEAVVKFSNGEEVTMKTGAIAIAAITSCTNTSNPYVMLGAGLVAKKAVELGMEVPKYVKTSLAPGSKVVTSYLEDSGLLPYLNGLGFNIVGYGCTTCIGNSGPLSEEIDKAIFDNDLLVTSVLSGNRNFEGRIHPLVRGNYLASPPLVVAYALAGTVDIDLQNDPIGKDKDGKDVFFNDIWPTTEEVRDAVKQSVTPEIFRKEYENVFTDNARWNEIQTSNEPLYSFDDNSTYIQNPPFFEGLAKTPEDITPLSGLRIVGKFGDSITTDHISPAGAIGKDTPAGKYLRSKGVEPRDFNSYGSRRGNHEVMMRGTFANVRIRNQVAPNTEGGFTTYWPEDELTSIYEGCMSYKEDGTGLAVLAGKDYGMGSSRDWAAKGTNLLGIKTVIAESYERIHRSNLVMMGVLPLQFKQGESAVTLGLSGRESIAVDLQEGVKPRDIVKVTATDESGKVTEFDALVRFDSDIEVDYYRHGGILQMVLRKKLHG; from the coding sequence ATGGCAAAGAACGATTTTTTTAATTCACGTTCTTCATTCGATTTGAACGGAAAGCGTTATCATTATTATCGATTAAATGCATTAAAAGATGCGGGTGTAGCAGATGTTAGTCGTTTACCTTATTCGGTAAAGGTACTTCTTGAATCTGTTTTACGTCAATATGATGGAAAAGTCATTACAAAAGAACATGTAGAAAATTTAGCAAACTGGGGGTCAACTTCTGTAAAGGATGCGGAAGTGCCATTCAAACCATCTCGTGTTATTCTCCAAGATTTCACTGGAGTACCTGCAGTAGTCGATCTTGCTTCATTACGTAAAGCAATGGCTGATATGGGTGGAGATCCAGACAAAATAAATCCTGAAATTCCAGTTGATCTTGTTATAGATCATTCCGTACAAGTTGATAAATACGGAACATCTGATGCCTTAGCAGCTAATATGGATTTGGAATTTGAACGTAATGCCGAGCGTTATCAATTTTTAAGCTGGGCCCAAAAAGCATTTGAAAACTATCGTGCTGTCCCACCTGCAACTGGAATCGTTCACCAAGTGAACCTTGAGTATTTAGCAAGTGTTGTTCATGCGATTGAAACGCCAGATGGTGACATAGAAACCTATCCTGATACATTAGTTGGTACGGATTCTCATACTACCATGATCAATGGTATCGGTGTTCTAGGTTGGGGTGTTGGTGGAATTGAAGCAGAAGCTGGAATGCTCGGACAACCTTCCTATTTCCCAATCCCTGAAGTAATCGGGGTTAAACTAACTGGTGAACTTCCAAACGGAGCAACAGCAACGGATCTTGCATTAAAAGTAACTCAAGTATTACGTCAAAAAGGTGTTGTCGGAAAATTTGTTGAGTTCTTCGGTGAAGGTGTAGCTTCACTTCCATTAGCTGATCGTGCAACGATTGCCAATATGGCTCCTGAATACGGCGCAACATGTGGATTCTTCCCGGTAGACGCTGAGTCATTGGACTATTTACGTTTAACGGGTCGTGAAGAAGATCATATTAAAGTTGTTGAAACGTATTTAAAAGAAAATGATATGTTCTTCACACCTGAAAATGTCGATCCAGTCTACACAGATGTTGTTGAAATTGACTTATCGATTATTGAACCAAATCTTTCTGGACCAAAACGTCCACAAGATTTAATTCCCTTATCCGATATGAAAAAATCATTCCATGAAGCGCTTCATGCACCAGCAGGTAATCAAGGCTTTGGTGTCAATGAAAAAGATCGTGTGAAGGAAGCAGTAGTCAAGTTCTCAAATGGTGAAGAAGTAACCATGAAAACAGGCGCAATTGCAATCGCAGCCATTACGAGCTGTACAAACACTTCGAATCCTTATGTTATGTTAGGTGCAGGTTTAGTCGCAAAAAAAGCCGTTGAACTTGGTATGGAAGTGCCTAAATATGTAAAAACCTCACTAGCACCAGGATCCAAAGTTGTAACAAGCTACCTAGAAGATTCGGGATTACTTCCTTATCTTAATGGGTTAGGATTCAATATTGTTGGTTATGGTTGTACAACGTGTATCGGAAACTCAGGTCCTTTATCTGAAGAGATTGACAAAGCCATTTTTGATAATGATCTTTTAGTCACTTCAGTATTATCGGGTAACCGAAATTTTGAAGGCCGTATTCATCCATTAGTCCGAGGAAACTATTTAGCATCTCCACCTCTAGTAGTGGCGTACGCTTTAGCAGGTACTGTGGATATCGATCTTCAAAATGACCCTATTGGGAAAGATAAAGACGGAAAAGATGTCTTCTTCAATGATATCTGGCCAACTACGGAAGAAGTTAGGGATGCAGTTAAACAAAGCGTGACTCCAGAGATCTTCCGAAAAGAATATGAAAATGTCTTCACTGATAATGCCCGTTGGAATGAAATACAAACCTCAAATGAGCCTTTGTATTCTTTTGACGACAATTCAACCTATATTCAAAATCCTCCATTCTTTGAAGGATTAGCAAAAACTCCAGAAGATATTACACCACTTAGTGGATTACGTATCGTCGGTAAATTTGGAGATTCAATTACAACAGACCACATTTCTCCTGCAGGGGCAATTGGTAAAGACACACCAGCTGGAAAGTACCTGCGTTCTAAAGGTGTAGAACCTCGTGATTTCAACTCATATGGTTCTCGTCGAGGAAACCATGAAGTCATGATGCGTGGAACTTTTGCGAATGTTCGTATTCGTAACCAGGTTGCACCAAACACGGAAGGTGGTTTCACGACCTATTGGCCTGAAGATGAATTAACTTCAATCTATGAAGGTTGTATGAGCTATAAAGAAGATGGAACTGGTTTAGCGGTCCTCGCTGGAAAAGACTATGGAATGGGCTCTTCACGTGACTGGGCTGCTAAAGGAACGAATCTGTTAGGAATCAAAACCGTTATTGCTGAAAGCTATGAGCGTATTCATCGTTCTAATCTTGTGATGATGGGTGTTTTACCGCTCCAATTCAAACAAGGCGAAAGCGCCGTTACTTTAGGATTATCAGGCAGAGAAAGTATAGCTGTCGACCTACAAGAAGGCGTAAAACCTCGTGATATCGTAAAAGTAACAGCGACAGACGAAAGTGGAAAAGTGACTGAATTTGATGCACTCGTACGCTTCGACTCTGACATTGAAGTAGATTACTACCGACATGGTGGGATCTTGCAAATGGTCCTACGTAAAAAATTACACGGTTAA